A genomic region of Nitrosomonas ureae contains the following coding sequences:
- the cysK gene encoding cysteine synthase A, producing the protein MANWFKDNSLSIGQTPLVQLNRVIDNAPAVVLGKIEGRNPSYSVKCRIGVAMIDDAEHRGLLGPGKEIVEPTSGNTGIALAFVAAARGIPLTLTMPETMSVERRKLLIALGAKLELTEGVRGMNGALAKAEEIIAADPDRYVLLQQFKNPANPEIHEKTTGPEIWSDTDGAVDIFVAGVGTGGTITGVSRYIKKTKGKAIISVAVEPAASPVLSQKRAGISLAPGPHKIQGIGAGFVPDNLDLSLVDEIEQVTNEEALLYARRLAREEGILAGISCGAAVAAAVRHAKLAQNKGKTIVVILPDSAERYLSGILFERMFDEQGLTA; encoded by the coding sequence ATGGCAAATTGGTTTAAAGACAATTCATTATCCATTGGGCAAACACCATTGGTGCAACTTAATCGGGTGATAGACAATGCGCCGGCCGTAGTGTTGGGAAAAATTGAAGGGCGTAATCCGTCGTATTCGGTTAAGTGCCGCATTGGCGTAGCAATGATTGACGATGCTGAACATAGAGGATTATTAGGACCGGGGAAGGAAATTGTTGAGCCTACGAGCGGTAATACCGGAATTGCACTGGCATTCGTGGCAGCTGCACGAGGAATTCCGTTGACCTTGACAATGCCGGAAACTATGAGTGTTGAGCGACGTAAGTTGTTAATTGCATTGGGTGCCAAGCTGGAATTAACCGAGGGTGTACGGGGTATGAATGGCGCTTTGGCGAAGGCGGAAGAAATTATTGCCGCTGACCCGGATCGCTATGTGTTGCTGCAACAGTTCAAGAATCCCGCCAATCCAGAAATTCATGAAAAAACCACCGGACCGGAAATATGGAGCGATACGGATGGTGCTGTCGATATTTTTGTGGCAGGCGTGGGCACGGGTGGCACGATTACCGGTGTTTCTCGTTATATCAAAAAAACCAAAGGCAAAGCTATCATTTCAGTGGCAGTTGAACCTGCAGCGAGCCCCGTATTGTCGCAAAAGCGTGCGGGAATTTCATTGGCACCCGGTCCCCATAAGATTCAAGGTATTGGAGCTGGTTTTGTGCCTGATAATCTAGATCTTTCACTGGTGGACGAAATCGAGCAGGTGACCAATGAAGAAGCGCTGCTTTATGCGCGGCGCTTGGCGCGCGAGGAAGGTATTCTGGCCGGAATTTCCTGCGGTGCGGCTGTGGCGGCGGCAGTGCGTCATGCTAAACTTGCCCAGAATAAGGGAAAAACTATTGTAGTGATTTTGCCGGATTCCGCTGAGCGTTATCTAAGCGGTATTCTGTTTGAACGTATGTTTGACGAACAAGGCCTGACAGCATAG
- a CDS encoding UbiH/UbiF family hydroxylase has product MKFDIIVIGGGLVGASLVAALKGSGLKIALIEPHEPSPVPQDNSWDNRVYAISPGSAAFLQQLGAWQWMKIERIAPVYEMAVFGDDNTAHINFSAYEIGLPELAFIAENRQLQAAIWHMIESSKENVRICCPAKCAAIIWHDTHVDVQLTDGTELKASLVIGADGVNSWVRKQAEIDVSQHAYDQVGIVANFSTELSHRQIAHQWFRRDGVLALLPLPGKRVSMVWSTTKDHADFLRNLSAEKLCQQVEEASAHTVGAMQLISPPAGFPLNHVHVKKLIKARLALIGDAAHGIHPLAGQGVNLGLRDARALAAILNSQGKLTDCGDYLLLRRYELARKEDILVLEWVTDGLQKLFNNPNPTLARIRNLGLEITNHLPSIKNRLIQHALN; this is encoded by the coding sequence ATGAAATTCGATATCATAGTAATAGGTGGCGGACTGGTAGGTGCAAGCCTGGTAGCTGCGCTTAAAGGTAGCGGGCTAAAAATAGCGTTGATAGAACCGCATGAACCATCACCGGTACCCCAAGATAATAGCTGGGATAATCGGGTGTATGCAATTAGCCCGGGCAGTGCCGCTTTCCTGCAACAACTGGGCGCATGGCAGTGGATGAAAATTGAACGGATAGCGCCCGTTTATGAGATGGCGGTATTTGGCGACGACAATACTGCGCATATCAACTTCAGTGCGTACGAGATCGGTTTACCCGAATTAGCATTTATTGCTGAAAACCGCCAATTGCAAGCCGCCATCTGGCATATGATTGAATCTTCAAAGGAAAATGTACGAATATGCTGCCCGGCAAAATGTGCCGCAATCATTTGGCATGATACGCATGTCGATGTGCAGCTGACGGACGGCACCGAACTTAAAGCTTCATTAGTGATAGGTGCTGATGGGGTCAATTCCTGGGTACGTAAACAAGCTGAGATTGATGTATCGCAGCATGCCTACGATCAGGTTGGCATAGTCGCCAATTTTAGTACGGAACTATCGCATCGTCAGATTGCCCATCAATGGTTCAGGCGCGATGGCGTATTGGCATTACTTCCGCTACCGGGAAAACGTGTATCAATGGTCTGGTCAACCACGAAAGATCATGCGGATTTTTTGCGCAACTTGTCTGCGGAAAAACTTTGCCAACAAGTGGAAGAAGCTTCTGCACATACTGTGGGGGCAATGCAACTGATTTCACCACCAGCAGGTTTTCCATTGAATCATGTGCATGTGAAAAAATTGATTAAAGCTCGTCTGGCATTAATCGGTGATGCTGCACATGGCATTCATCCGCTGGCTGGCCAGGGTGTCAACTTGGGATTACGCGACGCGCGAGCACTTGCGGCAATACTGAACTCGCAAGGTAAGCTGACAGATTGCGGCGATTATTTATTATTGCGGCGTTACGAGCTGGCACGCAAGGAAGATATTCTGGTTCTGGAATGGGTAACGGATGGACTACAGAAATTATTCAACAACCCCAATCCGACGTTAGCCCGCATACGCAATTTAGGGCTTGAAATAACCAATCATCTGCCATCGATTAAAAATCGATTGATACAGCACGCTTTGAACTAA
- a CDS encoding DsbC family protein → MATHLKLFILILSLSLFPGILWADEETVKKAVQPHFENQKIDSVKKTPFSGLYEVVVGDELFYTDDKANFFFFGHVINTQTRVSMTNERIQEIKAARRVPFDSLPLQHAITAVKGDGKRKVAVYTDPNCPYCKQLEKELINVTNVTVYNLLYPVLNGSMELSKKIWCSDNQIKAWEDFMLKGTAPAEKDCETPLETLVKSGRENKVSGTPTLIFTDGSVVGGMIPAAAIEEKLENASKSK, encoded by the coding sequence ATGGCCACACACTTAAAGCTTTTCATTTTAATTTTATCATTAAGTCTTTTCCCCGGAATACTTTGGGCCGATGAAGAAACTGTTAAGAAAGCCGTCCAACCCCATTTCGAGAATCAAAAAATTGACAGTGTAAAGAAAACACCTTTTTCAGGTCTATATGAAGTCGTTGTAGGTGACGAACTGTTTTATACCGATGATAAAGCAAATTTTTTCTTTTTTGGCCATGTCATCAATACCCAAACTCGGGTTAGCATGACCAACGAGCGCATCCAGGAAATCAAAGCGGCACGACGCGTGCCATTCGACTCCCTGCCTCTGCAGCATGCTATCACAGCGGTTAAAGGCGATGGCAAACGCAAAGTTGCGGTGTATACAGACCCTAATTGCCCTTATTGCAAACAATTGGAAAAGGAATTGATCAACGTCACGAATGTTACCGTTTATAACCTGCTCTACCCGGTGTTGAATGGCTCGATGGAATTATCAAAAAAAATCTGGTGCTCTGATAATCAAATCAAGGCCTGGGAGGATTTTATGCTGAAAGGCACCGCACCAGCAGAAAAAGACTGCGAAACTCCCTTGGAAACTTTGGTAAAGTCAGGTCGTGAAAATAAAGTTTCAGGCACACCAACGCTAATTTTTACTGATGGCTCAGTTGTTGGGGGAATGATCCCCGCCGCAGCCATAGAGGAAAAGTTGGAAAACGCAAGCAAAAGCAAATAA
- a CDS encoding murein transglycosylase A produces the protein MKNQLSFIVIISFLWLAACTTGSISPTPPPTQSEETITPPLPDKPLAKSIHKRDQWSSLTGWNSDDLLPAWQAFLQSCRVLSKQSVWQENCKIAASLRHPNNTMIRNFFETYFIPYQVVNVDNTEEGLITGYYEPLLKGSRTLSERYRFPVYAAPDELLTIELGEAYPELKDLRLRGRLNGRKVVPYYSRSEIMNNPGLLNGYELLWVEDEVELFFLHVQGSGRIVLDNGEMMKIGFADQNGFPYNSIGKLLVQRGELPLEQASMQGIKQWGRQNPRKLAELLQQNARYVFFRELPSDLSGPIGALGVPLTAGRSIAIDPLSIPQGVPVFLATTWPNTSKPLNRLMVAQDVGGAIKGGVRADFFWGFGHAAGNQAGKMKQAGRMWILMPKEYQPVALTQQ, from the coding sequence ATGAAAAACCAATTAAGTTTTATCGTTATTATTTCTTTTTTGTGGCTTGCAGCATGTACCACTGGAAGTATTAGTCCCACGCCACCACCGACGCAATCTGAGGAAACTATTACACCGCCTTTGCCCGATAAGCCACTAGCGAAGTCTATCCATAAACGTGATCAATGGTCTTCATTAACTGGTTGGAACAGCGATGATTTACTGCCTGCATGGCAGGCTTTTCTGCAAAGTTGCAGGGTTTTAAGCAAGCAATCCGTTTGGCAGGAAAATTGCAAAATCGCCGCATCACTGCGACATCCCAACAATACAATGATAAGAAATTTTTTTGAAACTTATTTCATTCCGTATCAAGTTGTTAATGTCGATAATACCGAGGAAGGGCTGATTACCGGCTACTATGAGCCCTTGCTAAAAGGAAGCCGGACATTGTCGGAACGTTATCGTTTCCCGGTTTATGCTGCGCCTGATGAATTGTTAACCATCGAATTGGGCGAAGCCTACCCGGAGCTTAAAGATCTACGTTTGCGCGGACGTTTGAACGGACGCAAAGTGGTACCTTACTATAGCCGGTCAGAGATTATGAATAATCCGGGATTATTGAATGGATATGAGCTCTTATGGGTGGAAGACGAAGTTGAGTTATTTTTTCTCCATGTGCAGGGTTCAGGACGCATTGTGCTTGATAATGGTGAAATGATGAAAATAGGTTTTGCCGATCAGAATGGATTTCCATATAACTCTATTGGTAAACTTCTGGTGCAACGCGGTGAGCTACCCCTCGAACAAGCATCCATGCAGGGTATCAAGCAATGGGGGCGACAAAACCCTCGTAAGCTGGCGGAGTTGTTGCAGCAAAATGCACGCTACGTGTTTTTTCGTGAATTACCGTCCGATCTATCAGGCCCCATTGGAGCTTTGGGTGTGCCATTGACTGCTGGTAGAAGTATCGCCATTGATCCATTGTCAATTCCGCAGGGTGTGCCGGTTTTTCTGGCAACGACCTGGCCCAATACGAGTAAGCCTTTGAATCGGCTTATGGTTGCTCAGGATGTGGGTGGTGCGATAAAAGGCGGGGTACGCGCGGATTTCTTTTGGGGATTTGGTCATGCAGCCGGAAATCAGGCAGGAAAAATGAAGCAAGCAGGAAGAATGTGGATATTGATGCCGAAGGAATATCAGCCGGTTGCGCTTACCCAACAATAA
- a CDS encoding Nif3-like dinuclear metal center hexameric protein has product MDRDELENHLNQLLDIPRFQDYCPNGLQVEGRSDIHVVVSGVTASLDLLQAALAAKADAVLVHHGFFWRGEDMRITGIKNRRIALLINHQINMFAYHLPLDAHPQFGNNTQLGQKLGFIENGRFGGQDIMMQGELKETMNLAALGDRIAQTLLRKPMIIGDLNKTIQRIAWCTGSAQNYFDAAILQGVDAYLTGEISEHNVHTARESGVAFIAAGHHATERYGVQALGNYLEQEFGIQHQFIDIENPV; this is encoded by the coding sequence ATGGACCGAGATGAGCTGGAAAATCATCTGAATCAGTTACTGGATATACCCCGTTTTCAGGATTATTGCCCAAATGGGTTGCAAGTGGAAGGGCGTAGCGATATTCATGTTGTTGTCAGCGGTGTAACTGCTTCACTCGATCTGCTGCAGGCGGCGCTGGCAGCAAAAGCGGATGCGGTTTTGGTTCATCATGGTTTTTTTTGGCGTGGTGAAGATATGCGCATCACCGGTATAAAAAATCGTCGTATCGCTTTGTTAATAAATCATCAGATCAATATGTTTGCCTATCATCTACCGTTGGATGCACATCCGCAGTTTGGCAATAATACGCAATTGGGACAAAAATTGGGGTTTATTGAAAACGGTCGTTTTGGCGGACAAGATATCATGATGCAGGGAGAACTGAAAGAAACTATGAACTTGGCTGCGCTGGGTGATCGGATAGCGCAAACTTTATTGCGTAAGCCGATGATAATCGGTGACCTTAATAAAACCATACAGCGCATCGCCTGGTGTACCGGTTCCGCGCAAAATTATTTTGATGCGGCTATTCTGCAAGGAGTCGATGCCTATTTGACGGGTGAAATTTCAGAACACAATGTACATACCGCACGTGAATCAGGTGTCGCATTTATCGCCGCGGGGCATCATGCAACGGAGCGCTACGGTGTGCAAGCGCTGGGAAATTACCTTGAACAGGAATTTGGAATACAACATCAATTCATTGATATTGAAAATCCTGTGTAA
- a CDS encoding Do family serine endopeptidase has translation MYRLWLIFAQTVTVLLAIFFIVSTLRPDLLSWKPRGEIVTVREAAPAVTSERPDSYAKAAEIAMPSVVNIFTSKEVKEPAHPLLNDPMFRRFFGDQSESRPKRTSSLGSGVIVSSNGYILTNHHVVETADEVEVALVDGRKTKARLIGSDPETDLAVLKINLKDLPAITFGQSQQVRVGDVVLAVGNPFAVGQSVTMGIVGALSRSRVGINTFEDFIQTDAAINPGNSGGALTDTSGNLIGINTAIYSSSGGSLGIGFAIPIHTAKQIMEQIIQSGGVIRGWLGVSMQDMTEELAESFNLDHPSGALIASILKDGPADKAGIKPGDILIAIEGKSLKNSSEMLNYVAALPPDKVVTVTVIRNKQEKSFPVQVGVRPKQK, from the coding sequence ATGTACAGACTTTGGTTAATTTTTGCACAAACTGTAACAGTATTGCTGGCTATTTTTTTTATCGTGTCAACATTGCGACCGGATTTACTCTCCTGGAAACCCCGAGGAGAAATTGTAACCGTAAGAGAAGCTGCGCCTGCGGTTACATCGGAAAGACCGGATAGCTATGCCAAAGCAGCCGAAATTGCCATGCCGTCTGTTGTCAATATTTTCACTAGTAAGGAAGTCAAGGAACCTGCTCATCCTTTGCTGAATGATCCAATGTTTCGCAGATTTTTTGGAGACCAGTCAGAATCCAGACCAAAGCGTACTTCAAGTCTGGGATCCGGGGTCATTGTCAGCTCTAATGGCTATATACTGACCAATCATCACGTCGTTGAAACCGCTGACGAAGTTGAAGTTGCGCTGGTTGATGGCAGAAAAACCAAAGCCCGTCTGATTGGCTCCGATCCTGAAACAGACCTGGCAGTACTCAAAATAAATTTGAAAGACTTGCCTGCCATAACGTTTGGCCAATCACAGCAGGTTAGAGTAGGCGATGTCGTGCTTGCTGTGGGCAATCCTTTTGCGGTTGGTCAAAGTGTTACTATGGGAATTGTTGGCGCACTGAGCAGGAGCCGGGTAGGAATTAATACCTTTGAAGATTTCATTCAAACCGATGCAGCGATCAATCCGGGCAACTCTGGTGGAGCATTGACCGATACCTCAGGCAATCTAATTGGAATCAACACTGCAATTTATTCCAGCAGCGGCGGCTCACTCGGCATCGGCTTTGCAATTCCAATTCATACTGCCAAACAAATTATGGAGCAGATCATTCAGTCTGGCGGTGTAATCCGTGGCTGGCTGGGAGTCAGCATGCAAGATATGACGGAAGAGTTGGCAGAGTCATTCAATCTGGATCATCCATCGGGGGCCTTGATAGCCAGTATTCTTAAAGACGGTCCGGCCGATAAAGCGGGAATAAAGCCAGGCGATATACTGATTGCAATCGAGGGCAAATCACTTAAAAATTCATCGGAAATGCTCAATTACGTAGCTGCATTGCCACCGGATAAAGTGGTAACTGTTACAGTCATTCGCAATAAACAAGAAAAATCTTTTCCGGTACAGGTAGGTGTAAGACCAAAACAAAAGTGA
- a CDS encoding ComEA family DNA-binding protein produces MQKWVLLIALVFLFTGTAFAAVNINTASQAELESLQGIGPAKAKAIIEHREKSGTFASVDDLAKVSGIGQGTIKQLRDVITVEGEKATEAPAKQE; encoded by the coding sequence ATGCAGAAATGGGTTTTACTGATAGCTCTGGTATTCTTGTTTACCGGCACTGCATTTGCAGCAGTCAATATCAATACGGCGTCGCAAGCTGAGCTTGAATCTTTACAAGGTATTGGTCCTGCTAAAGCAAAAGCGATCATTGAACATCGCGAAAAAAGCGGCACCTTTGCTTCCGTTGATGATTTAGCGAAAGTAAGTGGTATTGGTCAAGGAACTATCAAACAACTTCGCGATGTAATTACCGTCGAAGGTGAAAAAGCCACAGAAGCTCCGGCCAAACAGGAGTAG
- the cysM gene encoding cysteine synthase CysM — translation MHKTIENFVGNTPLVKLKHLPGLTSNTILVKLEGNNPAGSVKDRPALSMISHAQQRREIKPGDTLIEATSGNTGIALAMAAAMMGYRMILIMPENLSIERRQSMSAYGAEIILTPKSGGMEQARDLAEKMRAEGQGIILDQFANPDNPRAHYEGTAPEIWRDTQGKITHFVSSMGTTGTIMGCSKFFKEQQTPIKVIGVQPEEGAQIPGIRKWSPAYLPKIFDAKQIDEMIYVSQHEAEDMTRRLAREEGIFAGISSGGALAAALKVSHRVENAIITFIACDRGDRYLSTGVFPANVRSE, via the coding sequence ATGCATAAAACGATCGAAAATTTTGTTGGTAATACACCTTTAGTAAAACTCAAGCATTTGCCCGGATTAACTTCAAACACGATTCTTGTTAAGCTCGAAGGTAATAATCCTGCCGGATCAGTGAAAGATCGCCCGGCCTTGTCGATGATTTCGCATGCGCAACAACGCCGGGAAATTAAGCCAGGCGATACGCTGATCGAAGCTACCAGTGGCAATACCGGAATTGCTTTGGCCATGGCTGCCGCCATGATGGGGTATCGGATGATACTGATCATGCCGGAGAATTTGAGTATTGAACGACGGCAATCCATGAGTGCCTACGGCGCAGAAATTATTCTGACGCCAAAATCCGGTGGCATGGAACAAGCACGGGATCTGGCTGAAAAAATGCGTGCCGAAGGTCAGGGTATCATTCTGGATCAATTTGCAAATCCGGATAACCCACGAGCGCATTATGAAGGTACTGCGCCAGAAATCTGGCGGGATACGCAAGGAAAAATCACCCATTTTGTCAGCAGCATGGGAACCACAGGTACGATTATGGGCTGTTCAAAATTCTTTAAGGAACAACAAACACCCATTAAGGTAATCGGCGTGCAACCGGAAGAGGGAGCGCAAATACCCGGTATCCGCAAATGGTCTCCTGCGTATTTACCAAAAATTTTCGATGCGAAACAGATTGATGAAATGATCTACGTTTCTCAGCATGAAGCCGAGGATATGACACGCCGGTTAGCGCGTGAAGAGGGGATTTTTGCAGGCATTTCATCGGGTGGTGCCTTAGCGGCAGCACTTAAAGTATCCCATCGGGTTGAAAACGCCATCATAACTTTTATCGCATGCGACCGGGGCGATCGCTATTTATCGACAGGTGTTTTTCCCGCTAATGTACGATCAGAATGA
- the ybgC gene encoding tol-pal system-associated acyl-CoA thioesterase — protein sequence MLTRHFSLPLRVYYQDTDAGGVVYHSTYLNFMERARYEWLRELGFNANALITDSNVLFMIRSIDIEYLKPAVLDDLLNITVSVLEVGRSRITLFQEVLCSHIKLVNATIHVVCVGAEKLKPVSIPASLREKIGKSA from the coding sequence ATGTTGACACGCCATTTCTCATTACCGCTCCGGGTCTATTATCAGGATACAGATGCAGGGGGAGTAGTCTATCATTCAACCTACTTGAATTTCATGGAACGAGCACGCTATGAATGGCTTAGAGAACTTGGATTTAATGCCAATGCATTGATTACAGACTCTAACGTCTTGTTCATGATACGCTCAATAGACATCGAATATTTAAAACCAGCGGTATTGGATGATTTGCTGAATATAACGGTGTCAGTTCTGGAAGTTGGCAGAAGTCGCATCACGCTATTTCAAGAAGTTTTATGCAGTCATATTAAATTAGTAAATGCCACAATTCATGTGGTATGTGTCGGTGCAGAAAAACTCAAACCCGTGAGTATTCCTGCATCTCTCCGTGAAAAAATTGGGAAGTCCGCATGA
- the tolQ gene encoding protein TolQ: protein MSTTVTQDMSFLYLISSASVLVQLVMLILVLISFFSWWFIFRKLFVIRNEKRKTDDFEDIFWRGVDLNALHQRITSARYDSGSLERIFAAGFGEFNKHPAGSDLDAVMESTRRAMRATYQREMDYLESHLSFLATVGSVSPYIGLLGTVWGIMNSFRSLSSVTQATIAHVAPGIAEALIATAMGLFAAIPAVVAYNRYASSTDQLATRFESFMEELSNVLQRRAAG from the coding sequence ATGAGCACAACAGTAACACAAGATATGTCATTTCTTTATCTGATCAGTAGCGCCAGTGTACTGGTACAACTGGTAATGCTGATTCTGGTATTGATTTCATTTTTTTCCTGGTGGTTTATTTTTCGTAAATTGTTTGTTATTCGCAATGAAAAAAGGAAAACTGATGATTTCGAGGATATTTTCTGGCGCGGGGTAGACTTGAATGCACTGCATCAGCGAATAACGAGTGCACGCTATGATTCCGGGAGTCTGGAACGAATCTTTGCCGCAGGTTTTGGTGAATTTAACAAGCACCCTGCCGGATCTGATCTTGACGCGGTAATGGAAAGCACTCGCAGAGCGATGCGCGCTACTTATCAGCGGGAAATGGATTATCTGGAATCACATTTGTCATTCCTGGCTACCGTTGGTTCAGTCAGTCCATACATCGGCTTGTTAGGCACTGTGTGGGGTATTATGAATTCTTTCCGCAGCCTCTCCAGCGTTACCCAAGCAACCATTGCACATGTCGCTCCAGGAATTGCAGAAGCCTTAATTGCGACCGCAATGGGATTATTTGCGGCCATTCCAGCGGTGGTTGCTTATAACCGCTATGCCAGCAGCACCGATCAACTGGCCACCCGTTTTGAGAGTTTCATGGAAGAATTATCCAATGTATTGCAACGGCGAGCAGCCGGATAA
- the tolR gene encoding protein TolR, with translation MARRAKHRLMNEINVVPYIDVMLVLLIIFMVTAPMINHGQIELPQIGKSLATPAVPLEVIIQADGRLSLRDRAVSSAEQSVDQNQLIEAIKQKQAQNADQPVVIAADKNVRYEEVIKVMDVLQQNQVQKVGLLAQQK, from the coding sequence ATGGCGCGGCGCGCAAAACATCGGCTAATGAATGAGATCAATGTGGTGCCCTACATTGATGTAATGCTGGTATTACTGATTATTTTTATGGTCACAGCACCCATGATCAATCATGGACAGATTGAATTACCTCAGATCGGCAAATCGTTGGCAACACCGGCCGTACCTTTGGAAGTAATTATACAAGCGGATGGGCGCCTTTCCTTGCGCGATCGTGCCGTATCATCAGCAGAACAAAGTGTTGATCAAAATCAATTGATTGAAGCTATCAAACAGAAACAGGCGCAAAATGCAGACCAGCCCGTAGTGATTGCCGCTGATAAAAATGTCCGTTATGAAGAAGTCATCAAAGTAATGGATGTATTGCAGCAGAATCAGGTGCAGAAAGTGGGTTTACTGGCGCAACAAAAATGA